The sequence ACGATTTGAGGTGGCCGCGCTGATTTCCGGTAATTGAATTTCAACGCCCATCGGCAATCTGGCAGCGTGGCTGCAAAGTCCGGGATTAACTTCAAGCACTCGCTCAACGGTGCCAACGCAAGTGCCATAGTAGCGAAAACAAATCTCATCCAGACTCTCGTTTTGTTGACTCAGTACCTTCATATCAGTGCCACCACGTTATGACCCTGCCCTTTAATTCGTGCTATCGCC is a genomic window of Arsenophonus apicola containing:
- a CDS encoding tail protein X: MKVLSQQNESLDEICFRYYGTCVGTVERVLEVNPGLCSHAARLPMGVEIQLPEISAATSNRSQIVLWD